A region from the bacterium genome encodes:
- the lpxA gene encoding acyl-ACP--UDP-N-acetylglucosamine O-acyltransferase, producing the protein MTNGGRKQATLVDPRAAVSPGAQLDSGVEVGPFAVIGDQVRIGAGTRIGPHVVLDGRTTIGENNRIFQFASVGAPPQDLKYRGEESELIIGDDNVIRECVTIHKGTEGDNMVTRIGSGNLIMAYCHVAHDCVIGDRVILANGATIAGHVTMEDNSFLAGYAGVHQFCRVGTMAFVAAGSIVVMDVPPYTTAQGDRARLVGLNLEGLKRKQFTPGEISALKKAYRILFRSGLVMDEAIDKVRQEVENTDHVRHLLGFMDGSQRGFTR; encoded by the coding sequence ATGACCAACGGCGGCCGGAAACAGGCCACCCTTGTGGACCCTAGGGCAGCGGTGAGTCCGGGGGCCCAGCTCGACAGCGGTGTCGAGGTAGGCCCTTTCGCTGTCATCGGCGACCAGGTCCGCATAGGGGCCGGGACCAGGATCGGTCCCCACGTTGTCCTGGACGGCCGGACCACCATCGGTGAGAACAACAGGATATTCCAGTTCGCATCCGTGGGCGCCCCTCCCCAGGACCTGAAATACAGGGGGGAGGAGAGCGAGTTGATCATCGGAGACGACAACGTGATCCGTGAGTGCGTCACCATCCACAAGGGCACCGAGGGTGACAATATGGTCACCAGGATCGGAAGCGGCAACCTTATCATGGCCTACTGCCACGTTGCCCACGACTGTGTTATCGGTGACAGGGTCATTCTTGCCAACGGCGCCACCATTGCGGGTCACGTGACCATGGAGGACAACTCCTTCCTGGCAGGTTACGCGGGAGTCCACCAGTTCTGCCGCGTCGGCACCATGGCATTTGTCGCGGCCGGTTCCATTGTTGTCATGGACGTCCCCCCTTACACCACGGCACAGGGTGACAGGGCCCGGCTCGTGGGGCTCAACCTCGAGGGGCTCAAAAGAAAACAGTTCACCCCGGGTGAGATCTCCGCCCTCAAGAAGGCCTACCGGATCCTTTTCCGCTCGGGACTGGTCATGGACGAAGCCATCGATAAAGTCAGGCAGGAAGTGGAAAACACCGATCACGTCCGGCATCTTCTCGGTTTCATGGATGGTTCGCAAAGGGGGTTCACCAGGTGA
- the fabZ gene encoding 3-hydroxyacyl-ACP dehydratase FabZ, producing MDISQIMKTIPHRYPFLLVDRILELVPGDMAVGIKNVTINEEFFIGHFPGHPVMPGVLIVESMAQVAAILAFHSIISGEGDSSGLADKVVYFMSIDKVKFRRPVVPGDQLRHEVKMTRNRGSIASFRTKGYVDGTLVAEAEMKAMLVDRAEAADKTAEGH from the coding sequence ATGGATATTAGCCAGATAATGAAGACCATCCCGCACCGGTACCCGTTCCTGCTCGTTGACAGGATCCTCGAGCTGGTTCCGGGCGACATGGCGGTCGGGATCAAGAACGTGACCATCAACGAGGAGTTCTTTATCGGGCACTTTCCGGGACACCCCGTGATGCCCGGTGTGCTTATCGTCGAATCCATGGCCCAGGTAGCCGCCATCCTCGCCTTCCACAGCATCATCAGCGGGGAAGGCGACAGCAGCGGACTTGCGGACAAGGTGGTGTATTTCATGTCCATCGACAAGGTCAAGTTCCGGCGGCCGGTGGTGCCGGGTGACCAACTCAGGCATGAAGTGAAGATGACCCGGAACCGGGGGTCCATCGCCAGCTTCCGGACGAAAGGTTACGTGGACGGGACCCTGGTGGCCGAGGCGGAGATGAAGGCCATGCTGGTGGACCGTGCCGAGGCTGCCGACAAGACGGCGGAAGGACACTGA
- the lpxD gene encoding UDP-3-O-(3-hydroxymyristoyl)glucosamine N-acyltransferase → MAKITLGQLAERIGGELIGDPHLELAGVAPLHTASSDQVSFLSNPKYAASIQTTRAGAVIVSRSQEAPGLNLIRTDDPYLGFALAMESFYAQPYDAAGISPLASVHPGARIGSDPSLHPFAVVCDGARIGSRVTLMPGCYVGPGALVDDDAVLHPNVVIEKEVVVGQRVIVHAGTVIGSDGFGFASEKAGHRKIIHAGTVRVEDDVEIGAGCTIDRAVMGETVIGAGSKLDNLIQIGHNVRIGKNCILVAQVAIAGSTVLEDNVTMAGQSGAAGHLTIGEGSLVYGRAAVVKDVPAGSQVAGLIPAVDVREWRRTAAALGNIASLRKRVAALEKEVNKLQGGSREGEDS, encoded by the coding sequence GTGGCAAAGATCACCCTTGGCCAACTGGCCGAAAGAATAGGTGGGGAGCTTATAGGTGATCCTCACCTGGAACTTGCGGGCGTGGCGCCGCTGCACACAGCTTCTTCCGACCAGGTTTCTTTCCTTTCGAACCCGAAGTACGCCGCATCCATCCAAACGACGAGGGCCGGTGCTGTGATCGTTTCCAGAAGCCAGGAAGCGCCGGGTCTGAACCTCATCCGCACCGATGATCCGTACCTCGGATTTGCCCTTGCCATGGAGAGCTTTTACGCGCAGCCGTATGATGCCGCCGGGATCAGCCCACTTGCCTCCGTCCATCCTGGAGCCCGGATCGGCAGCGATCCCAGCCTCCACCCCTTTGCTGTGGTGTGTGACGGAGCGAGGATCGGCTCCAGGGTCACCCTCATGCCCGGGTGCTACGTGGGTCCGGGAGCGCTGGTCGATGACGATGCGGTTCTTCACCCCAACGTGGTGATCGAGAAAGAGGTGGTTGTGGGCCAACGGGTGATCGTTCACGCCGGGACCGTGATAGGCAGCGACGGTTTCGGTTTTGCCAGTGAGAAAGCCGGCCACCGGAAGATCATCCACGCCGGGACGGTCAGGGTAGAGGATGATGTTGAGATCGGAGCCGGGTGCACCATCGACCGGGCGGTCATGGGGGAGACGGTGATCGGCGCCGGCTCAAAGTTGGACAACCTGATACAGATCGGACATAACGTCCGGATAGGGAAAAACTGCATCCTGGTGGCCCAGGTCGCCATCGCGGGCAGCACCGTTCTCGAGGATAACGTCACCATGGCGGGGCAGTCGGGGGCCGCGGGACATCTGACGATAGGTGAGGGGTCGCTCGTCTACGGGAGGGCTGCCGTTGTTAAGGATGTTCCGGCGGGGTCCCAGGTGGCAGGACTCATCCCTGCTGTGGATGTCCGGGAATGGAGGCGGACCGCAGCTGCTCTCGGGAACATCGCAAGCCTGAGGAAGCGGGTGGCCGCTCTGGAAAAAGAGGTCAACAAACTCCAGGGAGGGAGTCGAGAGGGGGAGGACAGCTGA
- a CDS encoding OmpH family outer membrane protein: protein MRRNMMILFAAASLIFGAVSVQAATMVKIGIVDLQGALNATAEGQAAKESLKKKHTTKQEEVDRMKADLDLMEEKIKSPVLSETAQAELKEKYLQKRSELIEFVTAAKDEEERENQLLSTRILEGLVKIAQEIAEAEKFTLILEKNGSGVIFYEDAMDITEQVVKIYNERYQVGQ from the coding sequence ATGCGCAGGAATATGATGATACTTTTCGCCGCGGCATCCCTGATCTTCGGTGCGGTGTCGGTCCAGGCGGCCACTATGGTCAAGATAGGGATCGTCGATCTGCAGGGCGCCCTCAACGCCACTGCAGAAGGGCAGGCGGCGAAGGAAAGCCTGAAGAAGAAGCACACGACCAAACAGGAAGAGGTCGACCGGATGAAAGCCGACCTCGATCTCATGGAGGAAAAGATCAAGAGCCCGGTGCTCAGCGAGACTGCCCAGGCAGAGCTCAAGGAGAAATATCTCCAGAAAAGGTCGGAGCTCATCGAGTTTGTGACCGCTGCCAAGGATGAAGAAGAGCGCGAGAACCAGCTCCTGTCGACACGGATCCTCGAGGGCCTGGTCAAGATCGCCCAGGAGATCGCTGAGGCGGAAAAGTTCACCCTCATCCTGGAGAAAAACGGCAGCGGGGTCATCTTCTACGAGGATGCCATGGATATTACCGAACAGGTCGTCAAGATCTACAACGAGCGTTACCAGGTCGGTCAATAG
- the bamA gene encoding outer membrane protein assembly factor BamA, with protein sequence MSVGNVLAARAAGVPVVREIRVEGNQRVDASSIKGTLSFSAGDPFQDALVTRSVKDLYRLGTFSRVSIEEEAGEEGVILTVRVEEFPMIRRVLISGNKEISEADLKKVLKLKAFSFADPAGIPADVEAIKGVYRASGYHGVVVTAGLEEVEGGAVVKYLVEESEKSLIHEVDIIGNRFVEDHEIRKVMQTREIGPLSFMSDAGGYDDLRMADDLKRIQLLYMEKGFLDIVVHDPEVRVHPEGQGMYIAIRVEEGPEYKLGETKFTGDWDGPPEFTRSRPSIQTGDIFVRSGIFQDMRMYEDSFRDQGYAWARIEPLFNRDPSTGVVNLDLVLARGPLVHIRWIHVAGNVKTRDYVIRREMRLVEGDLYSQKGLDDSKKFIRGLGFFSKVEIRPADVGDGLADVHVTVGEGTAGSLSAGAAYSSVSGLVGTLQLALGNFSGRGQRLNLNIEAGGDSSTYSISFSEPRLFSGVFSLGVDLFDKTNEYTQYSQNSRGGSVRLGYRLDDFSNLSARYKYVDYDVYDIALDASALILEQEGESTTSSVHLGYNYDSRDFPMDPREGFKLSLSTEFAGGPLGGTNDFVRYQAEGSMYNPIAGDLVGLAHLELGVIEPYGDSEVPVTERFFLGGLYTIRGFEYRKVGPLEDGEPVGGTKSILMNLEAAYPLIRDANIKGMLFLDGGNVWAEDEKVEGRDLRFGAGFGFRWSAPIGLLRLEWGFNLDPKPDETQPGWEFSIGTLF encoded by the coding sequence ATGTCAGTCGGAAACGTCCTTGCAGCCCGGGCCGCGGGTGTGCCCGTTGTCCGTGAGATCAGGGTCGAGGGCAACCAGAGGGTAGACGCGTCGAGCATCAAGGGGACGCTGTCCTTCTCGGCAGGTGATCCGTTCCAGGACGCCCTGGTCACCAGAAGCGTCAAGGATCTCTATCGTCTGGGTACCTTTTCAAGGGTGTCCATCGAGGAAGAGGCCGGAGAAGAGGGAGTGATCCTCACCGTTCGCGTTGAAGAGTTCCCCATGATCCGGCGGGTCCTGATATCGGGCAACAAGGAGATCTCCGAGGCCGATCTGAAAAAGGTCCTGAAGCTCAAGGCCTTTTCCTTTGCCGATCCGGCCGGGATACCCGCTGACGTCGAGGCGATCAAGGGAGTCTATCGTGCTTCCGGTTATCACGGGGTTGTCGTGACAGCCGGCCTCGAGGAGGTGGAGGGCGGTGCCGTCGTAAAGTACCTTGTCGAGGAATCGGAAAAGAGCCTCATTCATGAGGTCGATATCATCGGAAACCGGTTTGTGGAGGACCACGAGATCCGGAAGGTCATGCAGACCAGGGAGATCGGGCCCCTTTCTTTCATGTCGGATGCCGGTGGATATGACGATCTCCGCATGGCCGATGACCTGAAAAGGATCCAGCTGCTTTATATGGAGAAGGGGTTCCTCGACATCGTGGTCCATGATCCGGAAGTCAGGGTTCACCCGGAGGGGCAAGGGATGTATATCGCCATCCGGGTGGAGGAAGGCCCGGAGTATAAACTGGGAGAAACGAAGTTCACCGGGGATTGGGACGGTCCGCCGGAGTTCACCCGGTCCCGGCCCAGCATCCAGACGGGGGACATCTTTGTCCGGAGCGGGATCTTCCAGGACATGCGGATGTACGAGGACAGCTTCCGGGACCAGGGGTACGCATGGGCCAGGATCGAGCCCCTTTTCAACCGGGACCCTTCCACAGGTGTGGTCAACCTGGACCTGGTCCTTGCCCGGGGGCCCCTGGTGCACATCCGGTGGATCCACGTGGCAGGGAACGTGAAAACACGGGATTACGTCATCAGGCGTGAAATGCGGCTGGTCGAGGGGGACCTTTACAGCCAGAAAGGGCTGGACGATTCAAAAAAATTCATCCGCGGGCTTGGTTTTTTCTCCAAGGTCGAAATCCGGCCGGCCGACGTGGGAGACGGGTTGGCGGACGTCCATGTCACCGTCGGAGAGGGGACGGCAGGTTCACTGTCGGCCGGAGCGGCATACTCAAGTGTCTCGGGGCTTGTGGGAACGCTTCAGCTGGCCCTCGGGAACTTCTCGGGGAGAGGGCAGAGACTGAACCTGAATATCGAGGCGGGCGGGGATTCCTCCACCTACAGCATCAGCTTCAGCGAGCCCCGGCTCTTTTCCGGGGTGTTCTCCCTCGGAGTGGACCTTTTCGACAAGACCAACGAATACACTCAATACAGCCAGAACAGCCGGGGAGGAAGCGTCAGGCTGGGATACAGGCTCGACGATTTTTCAAACCTGTCAGCCCGATACAAATACGTGGACTACGACGTTTACGACATCGCTCTGGATGCCAGCGCGCTGATCCTGGAACAGGAAGGTGAAAGCACAACGTCCTCTGTCCACCTGGGGTATAATTACGACTCCCGGGATTTCCCTATGGATCCCAGGGAGGGTTTCAAACTGTCCTTATCCACCGAATTTGCCGGCGGCCCCCTGGGCGGTACCAACGATTTCGTACGTTACCAGGCCGAGGGCAGCATGTATAACCCCATCGCAGGGGACCTTGTCGGCCTCGCCCACCTGGAACTGGGAGTGATCGAACCGTACGGCGATAGTGAAGTCCCGGTTACCGAGCGGTTCTTCCTGGGCGGTCTTTACACGATCAGGGGGTTCGAATATCGGAAGGTCGGCCCGTTGGAAGATGGAGAACCGGTGGGGGGGACAAAGTCCATCCTCATGAACCTGGAGGCCGCCTACCCGCTCATCAGGGACGCCAACATCAAGGGTATGCTTTTCCTCGACGGCGGGAACGTCTGGGCTGAAGATGAAAAAGTCGAAGGCCGCGACCTCAGGTTCGGTGCCGGGTTCGGGTTCAGATGGTCCGCGCCCATCGGCCTCCTCCGGCTGGAGTGGGGCTTTAACCTGGACCCGAAACCGGATGAGACCCAGCCGGGCTGGGAGTTTTCCATCGGAACACTTTTTTAG